The stretch of DNA CGAGGCAGGCGCGATGCAAGGTCCGTTCGCGCCGTCACCCCACCATCGCCTGCTCAACGGCCGCTGGCGGTTCCACTACGCCACGCACCCCGCGCTGTCACCCCGTGCCTTCCATCAGAACGATTTCGACGACGCCGGCTGGGAAGCTCTGGACGTGCCCGGCCACTGGCAACTGCAAGGCTATGGTCGACCGCATTACACCAACGTCGTCTATCCCTTCCCCGTTGATCCGCCGCGCGTGCCCACGGAAAATCCCACCGGCTCTTACCGGCGCACGTTTCACTTGCCTGATCGCCCCGCCGACCAGCGCTTCGTGCTACGGTTCGATGGCGTTGACGCCGCGTTCCACGTTTATCTCAACGGTGAGCAGGTCGGTTACAGCCAGGGCAGCCGGATGACGGCCGAATTCGATGTAACCGACATGGTGCGCGAGGGCGAGAACCTGCTGGCCGTGCGCGTTTATCAGTGGTGCGACGGGACCTATCTCGAAGACCAGGACATGTGGTGGCTAAGCGGCATTTTCCGTGACGTGAGCCTGCTCACGCTGCCGAAGGTGCATGTATTCGATCTGGCCATGCGGACGGAGTTGGACTCCGATTATCGCGACGCCAGTTTGACCGTGCGGGCGACGCTGGCCAACCGTTTTGATAGCCGAGTGGACAGCTATCGGCTAACGCTGCGCCTGCTCGACGCCGATGGGCGCGACGTGCTCGACGAACCCTTGGCCGGGGAGGTAAACGTCGATCCGCTGGGCGAGGCGACGTTGTCGCTGAACACTACCGTGTGCAACCCGGCGAAGTGGTCCGCCGAGCAGCCGACGCTTTACACGCTGCTGGCCAGCCTGCTCGATGACGCCGGGCAGGTGCTGGAAGTCATTCCGCTGAACGTCGGCTTTCGGCAGGTGCAGATCAAGGCCGGCAAGCTGCGGGTCAACGGCCGAGCGATCATGCTCAAGGGCGTCAATCGGCACGAGTGGGACCCCGACCGCGGCCGGGCGGTTTCGTTGGAGACCATGATCGAAGACGTACGGTTGATGAAGCGGCACAATATCAACACCGTCCGCACCGCCCACTACCCGCACGATTTCCGCTGGTACGATCTATGCGACCGGTACGGCCTTTACGTCATCGACGAAGCCGACCTCGAAACGCACGGCTTCGAACCGATTGGCAACTGGAGCCAACTCAGCGACGATCCCGCATGGGAGCCGGCTTACCTCGACCGCATGCAGCGCATGGTCGAGCGCGACAAGAACCACCCAAGCATTA from Phycisphaerales bacterium AB-hyl4 encodes:
- a CDS encoding glycoside hydrolase family 2 TIM barrel-domain containing protein; protein product: MPSSDIPEILQDPATLALHRLPARSAFTSHPDEAGAMQGPFAPSPHHRLLNGRWRFHYATHPALSPRAFHQNDFDDAGWEALDVPGHWQLQGYGRPHYTNVVYPFPVDPPRVPTENPTGSYRRTFHLPDRPADQRFVLRFDGVDAAFHVYLNGEQVGYSQGSRMTAEFDVTDMVREGENLLAVRVYQWCDGTYLEDQDMWWLSGIFRDVSLLTLPKVHVFDLAMRTELDSDYRDASLTVRATLANRFDSRVDSYRLTLRLLDADGRDVLDEPLAGEVNVDPLGEATLSLNTTVCNPAKWSAEQPTLYTLLASLLDDAGQVLEVIPLNVGFRQVQIKAGKLRVNGRAIMLKGVNRHEWDPDRGRAVSLETMIEDVRLMKRHNINTVRTAHYPHDFRWYDLCDRYGLYVIDEADLETHGFEPIGNWSQLSDDPAWEPAYLDRMQRMVERDKNHPSIILWSLGNESGFGQNHKAMAHWVREHEPTRPLHYEGDGTLEVSDVFSKMYSSLDEVKHIAEGREPIHHYGLDVQPDVYGKRPFILCEYSHAMGNGPGDLHDYWQLFYKHERLQGGCVWEWIDHGIRRRLPDGREDFAYGGDFGDEPHDSNFIADGLVMPDRTPSPGLLEYKHVLAPVHVEAVDLDRGEIRLTNRYDFANLDHLHLAWRVSCDGEVLQSGDATMPNAAAG